From a region of the Corallococcus coralloides DSM 2259 genome:
- the pgeF gene encoding peptidoglycan editing factor PgeF, with protein MTPPVFLTSELLPVPHGFATRAGGVSEGPYASLNLGFSVNDERSRVEENHRLLARAAGARLGALCRVSQVHGDRVLEARGESDDVLRPTLGEADALWTEGEGSWVAVGTADCVPVLIVDPRGKRVAAVHSGWKGTDLEISARTVETLVARGSRPEDLLAAVGPCIQACCYEVSPELGDRFRARFGPDVVRAGDKPHLDLPRAVKASLLKAGLTPEHVDVLQACTACDPDRFFSHRRDAGRTGRHLNYVLHRF; from the coding sequence ATGACCCCGCCCGTGTTCCTCACGTCCGAACTGCTGCCGGTGCCGCACGGCTTCGCCACGCGCGCGGGTGGGGTGTCCGAAGGGCCCTACGCGTCGCTGAACCTGGGCTTCTCCGTGAACGACGAGCGCTCCCGGGTGGAGGAGAACCACCGACTTCTGGCCCGGGCCGCGGGCGCGCGTCTGGGCGCGCTCTGCCGGGTGTCGCAGGTGCACGGCGACAGGGTGCTGGAGGCGCGCGGTGAGTCCGACGACGTGCTGCGCCCGACGCTGGGCGAAGCGGACGCGCTGTGGACGGAAGGGGAGGGCAGCTGGGTGGCGGTGGGCACCGCGGACTGCGTGCCGGTGCTCATCGTGGATCCGCGAGGCAAGCGCGTGGCGGCGGTGCACTCCGGATGGAAGGGCACGGACCTGGAGATCAGCGCCCGCACGGTGGAGACGCTGGTGGCGCGGGGCAGCCGGCCGGAGGACCTGCTGGCGGCGGTGGGCCCCTGCATCCAGGCGTGCTGCTACGAGGTGTCCCCGGAGCTGGGCGACCGCTTCCGCGCGCGCTTCGGCCCGGACGTCGTCCGTGCGGGGGACAAGCCGCACCTGGACCTGCCACGTGCAGTGAAGGCGTCCCTCCTGAAGGCGGGCCTGACGCCGGAGCACGTGGACGTGCTACAGGCCTGTACGGCGTGTGATCCGGACCGGTTCTTCTCCCACCGCCGGGACGCGGGGCGCACCGGGCGTCACCTCAACTACGTGCTGCACCGCTTCTAG
- a CDS encoding LysM peptidoglycan-binding domain-containing protein yields MRSRILASLLVPLTVAPAWTAFAQDAQEEEPQPASETEGQDISDDVEQRPTSVTLPPGAAQGRESAPGQVHTVETGDTLWDLSQRYLGSPWYWPKVWSYNPQIANPHWIYPGNNVKFFPGGEEVPARVEGGDLPSDDVAAPTDVSGGSLVSVVGKIGYDPSKSSPVTTKGFVTTRELDEAGRIEGSTSEALMLSAPEKVYLRFKKRGAAKIGDRYVIFHTVEEVKHPVTNARTGYLTELLGTVQVVSINNDVVTARIMETWDPISRGDLVGPSSEKLSERISPKPNSKEIPGFVLTPMTPGQTLLGEHNFVVVDRGTADGVQVGNTFTIERRGDPSLDVLGRSDYKMGDAGKGQKTYPWEAVAQCMVTEVRERTSNCLMTRSMVEVSAGDRATMRKDGTPTASR; encoded by the coding sequence ATGCGCTCCCGGATCCTCGCCTCCCTGCTCGTGCCCCTCACCGTCGCGCCGGCATGGACGGCTTTCGCCCAGGACGCGCAGGAGGAGGAACCCCAGCCCGCCTCCGAAACGGAAGGGCAGGACATCTCCGACGACGTAGAGCAGCGCCCTACCTCCGTCACGCTGCCCCCCGGCGCCGCGCAGGGCCGTGAGAGCGCGCCCGGCCAGGTGCACACCGTGGAGACGGGCGACACGCTGTGGGACCTGTCCCAGCGCTACCTGGGCAGCCCCTGGTACTGGCCCAAGGTCTGGTCCTACAACCCGCAGATCGCCAACCCGCACTGGATCTATCCGGGCAACAACGTGAAGTTCTTCCCGGGTGGCGAAGAGGTGCCCGCGCGCGTGGAGGGCGGCGACCTGCCCTCCGACGACGTGGCGGCGCCCACAGACGTGAGCGGCGGCAGCCTGGTGTCGGTGGTCGGGAAGATCGGCTACGACCCGTCCAAGTCCAGCCCGGTGACGACCAAGGGCTTCGTGACGACGCGCGAGCTGGACGAGGCGGGCCGCATCGAGGGCTCCACCTCCGAGGCGCTGATGCTCTCCGCTCCGGAGAAGGTCTACCTGCGCTTCAAGAAGCGCGGCGCCGCCAAGATTGGCGACCGCTACGTCATCTTCCACACCGTGGAAGAGGTGAAGCACCCGGTGACGAACGCGCGCACGGGCTACCTCACGGAGCTGCTGGGCACGGTGCAGGTCGTCTCCATCAACAACGACGTGGTCACCGCGCGCATCATGGAGACGTGGGACCCCATCTCCCGCGGCGACCTGGTGGGCCCCTCCAGCGAGAAGCTGTCGGAGCGCATCTCCCCCAAGCCCAACAGCAAGGAGATCCCCGGCTTCGTGCTCACGCCGATGACGCCGGGCCAGACGCTGCTGGGCGAGCACAACTTCGTCGTCGTGGACCGCGGCACCGCGGACGGCGTGCAGGTGGGCAACACCTTCACCATCGAGCGCCGGGGTGACCCCAGCCTGGATGTGCTCGGCCGCAGCGACTACAAGATGGGCGACGCGGGCAAGGGCCAGAAGACCTACCCCTGGGAGGCCGTGGCCCAGTGCATGGTCACGGAAGTGCGTGAGCGCACCTCCAACTGCCTGATGACCCGCTCCATGGTGGAGGTCTCCGCGGGCGACCGCGCCACCATGCGCAAGGACGGAACGCCCACCGCCAGCCGCTGA
- a CDS encoding SGNH/GDSL hydrolase family protein: MSVNYVSLGDSTAVGVGASQGGGYPDRLASRLRKGGLPVGHTNLGQSGARVRDIVNNALKRVIALQPTLITLGVGTNDIWRGTEVAEFQDDLDRIARRLKQTGASMVVVNLADMALAPVAKMVPSALYEGRIEQFNDAIASVARSHGLHLVDLYTASREMIPRRPDFFCSDGFHPSAEGYEEWADLMLPVVRTLVRR, from the coding sequence ATGAGCGTCAACTACGTCTCGTTGGGTGACAGCACGGCGGTGGGGGTGGGGGCGTCGCAGGGCGGGGGCTATCCCGACCGGCTCGCCTCCCGCCTCCGGAAGGGCGGCCTCCCCGTGGGCCATACCAACCTGGGGCAGAGCGGTGCGCGCGTGCGCGACATCGTCAACAATGCCCTCAAGCGCGTCATCGCGTTGCAGCCCACGCTCATCACCCTGGGCGTGGGCACCAACGACATCTGGCGCGGCACCGAGGTGGCGGAGTTCCAGGACGACCTGGACCGCATCGCCCGGCGGCTGAAGCAGACGGGCGCGTCCATGGTGGTGGTGAACCTGGCGGACATGGCGCTCGCGCCGGTGGCGAAGATGGTGCCCAGCGCGCTGTACGAAGGGCGCATCGAGCAGTTCAACGACGCCATCGCCTCCGTGGCCCGCTCTCACGGGCTCCACCTGGTGGACCTCTACACGGCCAGCCGGGAGATGATCCCCCGGCGCCCGGACTTCTTCTGCTCGGATGGCTTCCACCCGTCCGCGGAGGGCTACGAGGAGTGGGCGGACCTGATGCTCCCCGTGGTCCGCACGCTCGTGCGGCGGTAG
- a CDS encoding sensor domain-containing diguanylate cyclase: MALGSETIGRKLLWSIALPGLVVALLGVGHFSREARQAVREGTHLEALALAEAVASTFTLPQAPGAAPHGAVAEVLASDTRLFRSVEDLRVLTPEGRIRWSRRPAEQGHPHPEASRLSATGPETARSSDHGTEVVRPLGGPECSGCHTGEAAQRMGVLQVRMGEPALTRQLQTVFQDALGAMVLFVGILGLVTWLSLRFVLTAPLKRLSEAMGRAADGDLLVRAEARGTDEISRLGAAFNQMLARLTSMKVEEIDTHRDLQLVKEKLALKDELEERLTELSLLFDVARSLNTTLELDELLSRITRMVVERLHIPDFSIMLLNEEGLLEVKHAWPQGRGLEGHTFAMGEGACGRAAQARKAVYLPDLTDSTSVFARRGLRGGSEQGSLLAVPMVHADTLLGVINFQRPETASISAEEIELFTAVADQAATAVTNARLHAETVKLTLTDALTGVPNRRHLFQRMDLELARAQRFGVPMALLMVDVDHFKRLNDLAGHRAGDETLRRVSDVLRNRARKVDTLGRYGGEEFVLLLPQVSKATAVEVAETLRRAVADSVTLSRPGLPGGHVTVSIGVAHFPTDATSQDMLVDCADSALYCSKRTGRNRVTAFEPGMEVHPGRERSISTPPADAPSTPPAPSGIAKA; encoded by the coding sequence ATGGCCCTCGGTTCCGAGACGATTGGCAGGAAGCTCTTGTGGAGCATCGCGCTGCCCGGGTTGGTGGTGGCGCTCCTGGGCGTGGGCCACTTCTCGCGCGAGGCCCGACAGGCAGTGCGGGAAGGCACGCATCTGGAGGCGCTCGCGCTGGCGGAGGCCGTCGCCTCCACCTTCACGCTGCCGCAGGCGCCGGGCGCGGCTCCCCATGGCGCGGTGGCGGAGGTGCTGGCGTCGGACACGCGGCTGTTCCGCTCCGTGGAGGACCTGCGCGTCCTGACGCCGGAGGGGCGCATCCGCTGGAGCCGGCGGCCGGCCGAGCAGGGCCACCCGCACCCGGAGGCCTCGCGGCTGTCCGCGACGGGGCCGGAGACGGCGCGCTCCAGCGACCACGGCACGGAGGTGGTGCGGCCCCTGGGCGGTCCGGAGTGCTCCGGCTGTCACACCGGCGAGGCCGCGCAGCGCATGGGCGTGCTCCAGGTGCGCATGGGTGAGCCCGCGCTGACCCGCCAGCTCCAGACGGTGTTCCAGGACGCGCTGGGCGCGATGGTGCTCTTCGTGGGCATCCTGGGGCTCGTCACCTGGCTGTCCCTGCGCTTCGTGCTCACCGCGCCGCTCAAGCGCCTGAGCGAGGCCATGGGCCGCGCGGCGGACGGCGACCTGCTGGTGCGCGCGGAGGCCCGGGGCACGGATGAGATTTCGCGGCTGGGCGCGGCCTTCAACCAGATGCTCGCGCGGCTCACCTCCATGAAGGTGGAGGAGATCGACACGCACCGCGACCTCCAGCTGGTGAAGGAGAAGCTGGCGCTGAAGGACGAGCTGGAGGAGCGCCTGACGGAGCTGTCGCTGCTGTTCGACGTGGCCCGCTCGCTCAACACCACGTTGGAGCTGGACGAGCTGTTGTCGCGCATCACCCGCATGGTGGTGGAGCGGCTGCACATCCCGGACTTCTCCATCATGCTCCTCAACGAGGAGGGCCTGCTGGAGGTGAAGCACGCGTGGCCGCAGGGCCGGGGCCTGGAGGGCCACACCTTCGCCATGGGCGAGGGCGCGTGCGGCCGGGCCGCCCAGGCGCGCAAGGCGGTGTACCTGCCGGACCTCACGGACAGCACCAGCGTCTTCGCGCGGCGCGGGCTGCGCGGCGGCTCGGAGCAGGGCTCGCTGCTGGCGGTGCCCATGGTGCACGCGGACACGCTCCTGGGCGTCATCAACTTCCAGCGCCCGGAGACGGCGAGCATCTCCGCGGAGGAGATCGAGCTCTTCACCGCGGTGGCGGATCAGGCCGCGACGGCGGTGACGAACGCGCGCCTGCACGCGGAGACGGTGAAGCTCACGCTGACGGACGCGCTCACGGGCGTGCCCAACCGCCGCCACCTCTTCCAGCGGATGGACCTGGAGCTGGCGCGGGCCCAGCGCTTCGGCGTGCCCATGGCACTGCTGATGGTGGACGTGGACCACTTCAAGCGGCTCAACGACCTGGCCGGACACCGCGCCGGGGACGAGACGCTGCGCCGGGTCTCCGACGTGCTCCGGAACCGCGCGCGCAAGGTGGACACGCTGGGGCGCTACGGCGGCGAGGAGTTCGTGCTGCTGCTGCCGCAGGTGTCCAAGGCCACGGCGGTGGAGGTGGCGGAGACGCTGCGCCGCGCTGTGGCGGACTCCGTCACGCTCAGCCGTCCGGGGCTGCCCGGAGGGCACGTCACGGTGTCCATCGGCGTGGCGCACTTCCCCACGGACGCGACGTCGCAGGACATGCTGGTGGACTGCGCGGACTCGGCGCTCTATTGCAGCAAGCGGACGGGCCGCAACCGCGTGACGGCGTTCGAGCCCGGCATGGAGGTCCACCCCGGCCGCGAGCGCAGCATCAGCACGCCGCCCGCGGACGCACCCTCCACGCCGCCCGCGCCCTCCGGCATCGCGAAGGCCTGA
- the topA gene encoding type I DNA topoisomerase: MATRKKTQAAQTEAAAEETPKKAAAKKPAAKKAAKKKTAAKKVTAKKKTAARRRGADADELPTVDADADAEEEVPERRGKGPHYLVVVESPAKAKTIKKYLGSGYTVKASVGHVKDLPKSKIGVDVEDDFKPEYTVIKGKEKVLNELKKMAKTVDRVFLATDPDREGEAIAWHIKEELGHPDSLRVTFNEITKRAVQDAIAQPRELNQDNYDSQQTRRILDRLVGYQISPLLWKKIRRGLSAGRVQSVAVRLIVEREAEIKAFQPEEYWTLDALVQGPQGPPPFKAKLSRVDGKKVELKDRATTDGLVAELKDAPFTVTKVDRKERRRNAPAPFITSKLQQEAANRLHFTAKKTMTLAQKLYEGVPLGEEGQTALITYMRTDSTRLSDDAVTQVREFIGQKYGADYLPAEPMVYKSRKSAQDAHEAIRPTSLEYPPERVRPFFDAMDELDMFRLYELIWNRFVACQMKPAVYDQTAADITAGRATFRASGSTLKFPGYLGVYGAGLTPEEEAAAEKAKAAGEEGAEDVVGELPPLNEGEVLTLDKLLNEQHFTQPPPRFSEATLVKELEERGIGRPSTYAAILSNIQDKKYVEKLESRFRPTDLGQMTNELLVKHFPHELDVSFTASMEEKLDQISDGGASWKTVLHDFYGPFKETLEKAEAEMRDVKREEIKTDIACEKCGNPFVIKFGKMGHFLACSNYPDCKNTKDFKRDAEGKIVIVEEETTDEKCEKCGKPMVIKRGRFGRFMACSGYPDCKTSKPISIGVNCPECKVGYLTERRSGRGKIFFGCNRYPECKFAAWDRPLAEQCPQCASPYLLQKFSKRDGAYIACPNKECDYRREVVEPAIPGASAEGAPAPTPTVEA, translated from the coding sequence ATGGCCACGCGGAAGAAGACACAGGCGGCGCAGACGGAGGCGGCGGCGGAGGAGACGCCCAAGAAGGCGGCTGCGAAGAAGCCGGCGGCCAAGAAGGCCGCCAAGAAGAAGACGGCTGCCAAGAAGGTCACCGCCAAGAAGAAGACGGCGGCCCGCCGCCGTGGCGCGGACGCCGACGAGCTCCCCACCGTGGACGCGGACGCGGACGCTGAAGAAGAAGTGCCTGAGCGCCGTGGCAAGGGGCCGCACTACCTGGTGGTGGTGGAGTCGCCTGCCAAGGCCAAGACCATCAAGAAGTACCTGGGCTCCGGCTACACGGTGAAGGCGTCCGTGGGGCACGTGAAGGACCTGCCCAAGAGCAAGATCGGCGTCGACGTGGAGGACGACTTCAAGCCCGAGTACACGGTCATCAAGGGCAAGGAGAAGGTCCTCAACGAGCTGAAGAAGATGGCCAAGACGGTGGACCGCGTCTTCCTGGCGACGGACCCCGACCGCGAGGGCGAGGCCATCGCCTGGCACATCAAGGAGGAGCTGGGCCACCCGGACTCGCTCCGCGTGACCTTCAACGAGATCACCAAGCGCGCCGTGCAGGACGCCATCGCGCAGCCGCGTGAGCTCAACCAGGACAACTACGACTCGCAGCAGACCCGCCGCATCCTCGACCGGCTCGTCGGCTATCAAATCTCGCCGCTGCTCTGGAAGAAGATCCGCCGCGGCCTGTCCGCTGGCCGCGTGCAGTCCGTCGCGGTGCGCCTGATTGTCGAGCGCGAGGCGGAGATCAAGGCCTTCCAGCCGGAAGAGTACTGGACGCTGGACGCGCTGGTGCAGGGCCCGCAGGGGCCGCCGCCCTTCAAGGCGAAGCTGTCCCGCGTGGACGGCAAGAAGGTGGAACTCAAGGACCGCGCCACCACGGACGGGCTCGTCGCGGAGCTGAAGGATGCCCCCTTCACCGTGACGAAGGTGGACCGCAAGGAGCGCCGCCGCAACGCGCCCGCGCCCTTCATCACCTCCAAGCTCCAGCAGGAGGCGGCGAACCGGCTGCACTTCACCGCCAAGAAGACGATGACGCTGGCGCAGAAGCTGTACGAAGGCGTGCCGCTGGGTGAGGAGGGCCAGACGGCGCTCATCACGTACATGCGTACGGACTCCACGCGTCTGTCGGACGACGCCGTGACGCAGGTGCGCGAGTTCATCGGGCAGAAGTACGGCGCGGACTACCTGCCCGCGGAGCCCATGGTCTACAAGAGCCGCAAGAGCGCCCAGGACGCGCACGAGGCCATCCGGCCCACGTCCCTGGAGTACCCGCCCGAGCGCGTGCGTCCCTTCTTCGACGCCATGGACGAACTGGACATGTTCCGGCTCTACGAGCTCATCTGGAACCGCTTCGTCGCGTGCCAGATGAAGCCCGCCGTCTATGATCAGACGGCCGCGGACATCACCGCGGGCCGCGCCACCTTCCGCGCGTCCGGCAGCACGCTGAAGTTCCCCGGCTACCTGGGCGTCTACGGCGCCGGCCTCACGCCGGAGGAAGAGGCCGCGGCGGAGAAGGCCAAGGCCGCCGGTGAAGAGGGCGCCGAGGACGTGGTGGGCGAGCTGCCCCCGCTCAACGAGGGCGAGGTCCTCACGCTGGACAAGCTGCTCAACGAGCAGCACTTCACCCAGCCGCCCCCGCGCTTCAGCGAGGCGACGCTGGTGAAGGAGCTGGAGGAGCGCGGCATCGGGCGTCCGTCCACGTACGCGGCCATCCTCTCCAACATCCAGGACAAGAAGTACGTGGAGAAGCTGGAGAGCCGCTTCCGTCCCACCGACCTGGGCCAGATGACCAACGAGCTCCTGGTGAAGCACTTCCCCCATGAGCTGGACGTGTCGTTCACGGCCAGCATGGAGGAGAAGCTGGACCAGATCTCCGACGGCGGCGCGTCCTGGAAGACGGTGCTGCACGACTTCTACGGCCCCTTCAAGGAGACCCTGGAGAAGGCCGAAGCGGAGATGCGCGACGTCAAGCGCGAGGAGATCAAGACCGACATCGCCTGCGAGAAGTGCGGCAACCCGTTCGTCATCAAGTTCGGGAAGATGGGCCACTTCCTCGCCTGCTCGAACTACCCCGACTGCAAGAACACCAAGGACTTCAAGCGGGACGCCGAGGGCAAGATCGTCATCGTGGAGGAGGAGACCACGGACGAGAAGTGCGAGAAGTGCGGCAAGCCCATGGTGATCAAGCGCGGCCGGTTCGGGCGCTTCATGGCGTGCTCGGGCTACCCGGACTGCAAGACGTCCAAGCCCATCTCCATTGGCGTCAACTGCCCGGAGTGCAAGGTGGGGTACCTCACCGAGCGCCGCAGCGGCCGCGGGAAGATCTTCTTCGGCTGCAACCGGTATCCGGAGTGCAAGTTCGCCGCGTGGGACCGGCCGCTCGCGGAGCAGTGCCCGCAGTGCGCGTCGCCCTACCTGCTGCAGAAGTTCTCCAAGCGGGACGGCGCCTACATCGCCTGCCCCAATAAGGAATGCGACTACCGCCGCGAGGTGGTGGAGCCC
- a CDS encoding DNA-processing protein DprA, protein MADTNTDTHLHWDEQRATLALWAIAGLGPRTLDAVRAFAGGALSRLAAVPVRDWVADVPVPATVRQRLAAVASLDALASRTEEACAQSGLQVAFAGSPPYPSRLVGLEDAPPLLFYLGHPGPPRRRLAMVGSRHPDQGFLPFARTFARKVAEAGVGVVSGAAEGVDRACHWGALDVGAETWAFLGSALDALDPAQARLLPHFLERGGVYFSELPPGVRASTTTFPRRNRLISGASDAVLVMRAGEGSGALYTAEAAQAQGRPVFALPGDVWQPAAAGCNALLADGRARACTSAESICAVVGVHPVRAVPAGRDAGWWEALSAEARGAYGLLDRAPRSFDEVLAASPLSPAALTSALVELELSGLVVQHPGKRYEKV, encoded by the coding sequence ATGGCGGACACGAACACGGATACGCACCTACACTGGGACGAGCAGCGCGCCACCCTGGCGCTCTGGGCCATTGCCGGCCTGGGGCCCCGGACGTTGGATGCGGTGCGCGCATTCGCGGGTGGGGCGCTGTCCCGGCTCGCGGCCGTGCCCGTGCGGGACTGGGTGGCGGACGTGCCGGTGCCCGCGACCGTCCGTCAGCGGCTGGCCGCCGTCGCATCGCTGGACGCCCTGGCGTCCCGGACGGAGGAGGCCTGTGCCCAATCGGGCCTCCAGGTGGCCTTCGCGGGCTCGCCGCCGTACCCCTCCCGGCTGGTGGGGCTGGAGGACGCGCCTCCGCTGCTGTTCTACCTGGGCCACCCGGGACCTCCCCGGCGCAGGCTGGCGATGGTGGGCAGCCGTCATCCGGATCAGGGCTTCCTGCCGTTCGCGCGCACGTTCGCCCGGAAGGTGGCGGAGGCCGGGGTAGGGGTGGTGTCGGGCGCGGCGGAGGGCGTGGACCGGGCCTGCCACTGGGGCGCGCTGGATGTGGGCGCGGAGACGTGGGCCTTCCTGGGCTCCGCGCTGGACGCGTTGGACCCCGCCCAGGCCCGGCTGCTGCCCCACTTCCTCGAGCGGGGCGGGGTGTACTTCAGCGAGCTGCCGCCGGGAGTCCGGGCGAGCACGACGACCTTCCCCCGGCGCAACCGACTCATTTCTGGCGCGTCGGATGCGGTGCTGGTGATGCGGGCGGGGGAGGGCTCCGGGGCGCTGTACACGGCGGAGGCGGCGCAGGCGCAGGGCCGGCCGGTGTTCGCCCTGCCAGGGGACGTCTGGCAGCCGGCCGCGGCAGGCTGCAACGCCCTGCTGGCGGACGGGCGGGCCCGGGCCTGCACGTCCGCGGAATCGATTTGCGCCGTTGTAGGCGTTCATCCGGTCCGCGCGGTGCCCGCGGGGCGGGATGCTGGGTGGTGGGAGGCGCTGTCGGCGGAAGCGCGCGGGGCCTATGGGCTGTTGGACCGGGCTCCCCGTTCGTTCGACGAGGTGCTGGCCGCAAGCCCGCTGTCGCCCGCGGCGCTCACGAGCGCCCTGGTGGAGTTGGAATTGTCGGGGCTGGTGGTCCAGCACCCGGGTAAACGGTACGAGAAGGTCTAG
- a CDS encoding tetratricopeptide repeat protein — MPVRPFLFRLFAAVALSAPTACATTAASQSEVGRLEAEVRTLRASQASLLERLERLENRDAVSRARAATPAPAAASPKATASTKPEAASPEGGEALSLAPAELTVVRLKPKKEPAPRINTAVAVVEPDSDQMEMFISPVEGSNGTGSVGSISASTAARMEPPEKDPDILDAEYERAVAMLRTGNVEGGVETLTRFAAENPRHPRADNALYFSGLGQMGLKDAAGAAKTFEKLIKNYPAGDAVQDGMLRLAECRVRLNQAVDARALYTRVVTQFPGTAAATQAEQRLAALSP, encoded by the coding sequence GTGCCGGTGCGTCCCTTCCTCTTCCGCTTGTTTGCCGCCGTCGCGCTGTCCGCGCCGACCGCCTGCGCCACCACCGCTGCTTCGCAGTCGGAAGTGGGCCGGCTGGAGGCGGAGGTGCGCACGCTGCGCGCGTCCCAGGCGTCGCTGCTGGAGCGCCTGGAACGGCTGGAGAACCGCGACGCCGTCTCGCGCGCCCGCGCCGCCACCCCGGCCCCCGCCGCGGCGTCGCCGAAGGCCACCGCGAGCACGAAGCCGGAGGCCGCCTCGCCCGAAGGTGGCGAGGCGCTGAGCCTGGCGCCCGCGGAGCTGACGGTGGTGCGGCTCAAGCCGAAGAAGGAACCCGCGCCGCGCATCAACACGGCGGTGGCGGTGGTGGAGCCGGACTCGGACCAGATGGAGATGTTCATCTCCCCGGTGGAGGGCTCGAACGGGACCGGGTCGGTGGGCTCCATCAGCGCCTCGACGGCCGCTCGCATGGAGCCGCCGGAGAAGGATCCGGACATCCTCGACGCCGAATACGAGCGCGCGGTGGCCATGCTGCGCACCGGCAACGTGGAAGGCGGCGTGGAGACCCTCACGCGCTTCGCGGCGGAGAACCCGCGCCACCCCCGCGCCGACAACGCCCTGTACTTCAGCGGCCTGGGCCAGATGGGGCTCAAGGACGCGGCCGGCGCGGCCAAGACGTTCGAGAAGCTCATCAAGAACTACCCCGCTGGGGATGCCGTCCAGGACGGCATGCTCCGGCTCGCGGAGTGCCGGGTGCGGCTGAACCAGGCCGTGGATGCCCGAGCCCTCTATACCCGCGTCGTCACCCAGTTCCCGGGGACGGCCGCCGCCACGCAGGCGGAGCAGCGGCTCGCCGCGCTCTCGCCGTAA
- a CDS encoding trypsin-like peptidase domain-containing protein: protein MTHTLPPFRRKLVAAVLVLASPTLALAQAPAPQPPAPKTQQAASGQAGNLQPATREAQSLASLAPLVESVKSAVVNVDVQARPEMPEGMEDNPLFDRFFGGNGRGRGGRSEREQIRQGAGSGFIIDPKGLVLTNNHVIEDAVTITIRLDDGRSFTGEVVGRDPLTDVAVVKIKEKVDQLPSVKLGDSDAVRVGDWVLAIGNPFGLASSVSVGILSARAREIGASVYDDFLQTDAAINPGNSGGPLFNMKGEVVGINTAIVGGGTGIGFSVPSNLIKALLPQLEKEGAVTRGWLGVGIQPLTRELGQALKLSVSEGAILTQITPDSPAAKAGLKPDDVVVAVDGKQVRSDSELTRTVALKKPNSVATLTLYRDGKKQDVKVTMGTRPDLEGLSKKKPGATDEQDSSRRVGVSLQDLDARTASQAGFTERAGALITDIVPGSPADRAQLTPGMLVVEANKKPIASAKELAAAIRAAPKGSTLLLRVAGPGGGRLLRALTVP, encoded by the coding sequence ATGACCCACACGCTCCCTCCGTTCCGTCGCAAGCTCGTGGCCGCCGTGCTGGTGTTGGCGTCGCCCACGCTCGCCCTCGCGCAGGCTCCCGCTCCCCAGCCGCCCGCGCCCAAGACGCAGCAGGCGGCCTCCGGTCAGGCCGGCAACCTCCAGCCCGCCACGCGTGAGGCCCAGTCGCTGGCCTCCCTGGCGCCCCTGGTGGAGTCGGTGAAGTCCGCCGTGGTGAACGTGGACGTGCAGGCCCGTCCGGAGATGCCCGAGGGCATGGAGGACAACCCGCTCTTCGACCGGTTCTTCGGAGGCAACGGGAGGGGCCGCGGCGGCCGCAGCGAGCGCGAGCAGATCCGCCAGGGCGCCGGGTCCGGCTTCATCATCGACCCCAAGGGCCTGGTGCTCACCAACAACCACGTCATCGAGGACGCGGTCACCATCACCATCCGCCTGGACGACGGCCGTTCGTTCACGGGCGAGGTGGTGGGCCGCGACCCGCTCACCGACGTGGCCGTGGTGAAGATCAAGGAGAAGGTGGATCAGCTCCCCTCCGTGAAGCTGGGCGACTCGGACGCCGTGCGCGTGGGCGACTGGGTGCTGGCCATCGGCAACCCGTTCGGCCTGGCCTCCAGCGTGAGCGTGGGCATCCTGTCCGCGCGCGCCCGTGAAATCGGCGCCAGCGTGTACGACGACTTCCTGCAGACGGACGCGGCCATCAACCCCGGCAATTCCGGCGGCCCGCTCTTCAACATGAAGGGCGAGGTGGTGGGCATCAACACCGCCATCGTCGGCGGCGGCACGGGCATCGGCTTCTCCGTGCCCAGCAACCTCATCAAGGCGCTGCTGCCGCAGCTGGAGAAGGAGGGCGCCGTCACCCGCGGCTGGCTGGGCGTGGGCATCCAGCCCCTCACGCGCGAGCTGGGCCAGGCGCTGAAGCTGTCGGTGAGCGAGGGCGCCATCCTCACGCAGATCACCCCCGACTCCCCGGCGGCGAAGGCCGGGCTCAAGCCGGACGACGTGGTGGTGGCCGTGGACGGCAAGCAGGTGCGCTCCGACAGCGAGCTCACCCGCACCGTGGCGCTCAAGAAGCCCAACTCCGTCGCCACGCTGACCCTCTACCGCGACGGCAAGAAGCAGGACGTCAAGGTGACCATGGGCACCCGGCCGGACCTGGAGGGCCTGTCCAAGAAGAAGCCGGGGGCCACCGACGAGCAGGACAGCTCGCGCCGCGTGGGCGTGTCCCTGCAGGACCTGGATGCCCGCACGGCGTCCCAGGCGGGCTTCACCGAGCGCGCCGGCGCCCTCATCACGGACATCGTCCCGGGCTCGCCCGCGGACCGCGCTCAGCTGACGCCGGGCATGCTGGTGGTGGAGGCGAACAAGAAGCCCATCGCGAGCGCGAAGGAGCTGGCCGCGGCCATCCGCGCCGCGCCCAAGGGCAGCACGCTGCTGTTGCGCGTGGCCGGCCCGGGTGGCGGACGCCTGCTGCGCGCGCTGACCGTGCCCTGA